A stretch of Candidatus Vicinibacter affinis DNA encodes these proteins:
- a CDS encoding PKD domain-containing protein: MKNLFKMMVGKGRERFRVFYFYFLLFILAFSCSKDDSAPGGGKIETGSFTEVLNENVGVQGKVLTVQGGDVNGLTIEIPQGSYKSGKDFVISTAKINSHTFGPDFNPITPMIRINNGGGYADSILTVTIPCVVPPGHFAMGFYYDEETGELEGIPVLAINDSSVVLATRHFSGKHLNEGAGNLTVRAKVWADLLISSMEMNKLFNETQESGFRPGVDDWEFTNYGSYIAPGGHCAGQSLTAMWYYSIRKSGLEEDPLYDRFSTLPNPIWEDNRNGYRFASVIQMTKNWSNAGPWFNVFQATSKGKITRDSLHFMGFAYSIRLTKKPQFVYIARDTGAHAMIIYRTGLNVLSVADPNFPGKYSHSISLSNGAFLPYESKPNADAASRFYPKILYVAKSAIISAEGIAEQYDKMLKGDIGNGGNPDENFPYAQLVYYNGKDWVEISDSINTDSDTVIIASQCPTCNFSFNPGTLTDIYFLKNNGKERVKSINGYLKIALGLGRNVLPISIYGYHSLNAGSKYLDFKLIVINRDFVGLTISPNPLISEPDKEIELSAESTSKPPDNAKYVWTFGDGTAEVINLNNNTVKHKFAKVGNYPVNVKLYDNTTGKLLGSATSIAKIVVSSAQSFNFNWLQRKSNRDWFYDINFNLSGTVEGKNGNKVEQIVGNENSKVVNVKFASIDSFLVNFTSSFSITPLQITSTVDPKEIITYSGTPKLSWSTNNFNPPASQANGIGTYGNSSCIGSITIKGYMDYVSTWYDDNIGAYKTTSGTNEWVLGYIQFEKY; this comes from the coding sequence TAGAGATACCCCAGGGATCTTATAAGTCAGGTAAGGATTTTGTAATATCTACCGCTAAAATCAACAGCCATACATTTGGCCCGGATTTTAATCCAATTACGCCAATGATCCGCATCAACAATGGTGGCGGCTATGCAGATTCAATATTAACCGTGACAATCCCTTGCGTGGTACCTCCGGGACACTTTGCCATGGGGTTTTATTACGATGAAGAAACTGGAGAGTTGGAGGGTATTCCGGTTCTTGCAATTAATGACAGTAGTGTCGTATTGGCAACCAGACATTTTTCAGGTAAGCATTTAAATGAAGGGGCGGGCAACCTGACAGTGAGAGCAAAAGTATGGGCGGATTTATTGATTTCTTCGATGGAGATGAACAAGTTGTTTAATGAAACACAGGAATCTGGCTTTCGGCCAGGGGTAGATGATTGGGAATTTACGAATTATGGTTCATACATTGCTCCGGGGGGGCATTGTGCAGGACAGTCATTAACAGCAATGTGGTATTACAGTATACGCAAATCTGGTCTAGAGGAAGACCCTCTCTATGATCGATTTAGCACATTGCCAAATCCAATATGGGAGGACAACAGAAACGGTTATCGATTTGCGTCCGTAATTCAAATGACCAAAAATTGGAGCAATGCGGGTCCTTGGTTTAACGTGTTTCAAGCAACAAGTAAAGGTAAAATTACCAGGGATAGTTTGCATTTTATGGGCTTCGCCTATTCAATAAGACTAACGAAAAAACCTCAATTTGTTTACATAGCAAGAGATACAGGTGCGCATGCCATGATTATTTACCGAACAGGTCTCAATGTGCTTTCTGTAGCGGATCCAAATTTTCCGGGCAAATATTCACATTCCATTTCATTATCAAATGGTGCCTTTCTGCCATATGAATCAAAACCAAATGCAGATGCTGCATCTAGGTTTTATCCCAAAATTTTATATGTCGCAAAATCTGCAATAATTTCAGCAGAAGGAATTGCCGAACAATATGATAAAATGCTCAAAGGAGATATAGGAAATGGAGGAAATCCGGATGAAAATTTCCCTTATGCACAATTAGTCTATTACAACGGTAAAGATTGGGTAGAAATCTCCGACAGCATCAACACTGATTCAGATACCGTTATTATTGCCAGCCAATGTCCTACTTGTAATTTTAGTTTTAATCCGGGAACCCTAACTGATATATATTTTTTAAAAAATAATGGAAAGGAAAGGGTCAAAAGCATAAATGGTTATTTAAAAATTGCACTTGGTTTAGGAAGGAATGTTTTACCTATTTCAATCTATGGGTATCATTCCCTAAATGCGGGAAGTAAATATCTGGATTTTAAGTTAATTGTCATTAATCGCGATTTCGTAGGGCTTACCATCAGTCCAAATCCACTTATTAGTGAGCCTGATAAAGAAATTGAGTTGTCAGCGGAATCAACCAGTAAGCCCCCAGATAACGCAAAATATGTATGGACTTTTGGCGATGGCACTGCGGAAGTGATCAATCTGAACAATAACACCGTGAAGCACAAATTTGCTAAAGTTGGCAACTACCCTGTAAATGTAAAGTTGTATGACAACACCACAGGAAAGCTATTGGGATCCGCTACTTCGATTGCAAAAATTGTCGTCAGTTCTGCTCAGAGTTTTAATTTCAATTGGCTTCAAAGAAAATCTAACAGAGATTGGTTCTATGATATAAATTTTAATCTGTCAGGAACTGTTGAAGGAAAAAACGGAAATAAAGTAGAACAGATTGTTGGCAATGAAAACAGTAAAGTTGTAAATGTGAAATTTGCAAGCATTGATTCATTTTTAGTCAATTTCACGAGTTCGTTTTCTATAACTCCATTACAAATTACCAGCACAGTGGATCCTAAGGAAATTATTACCTATTCCGGAACTCCAAAATTGAGTTGGTCAACAAATAATTTTAATCCACCTGCTAGTCAGGCTAACGGAATTGGAACATATGGTAATTCCAGTTGTATAGGCTCGATCACCATCAAAGGTTATATGGATTATGTTTCAACTTGGTATGATGATAATATTGGAGCATACAAGACCACCAGCGGTACTAATGAATGGGTGTTGGGATATATTCAATTTGAAAAATACTAA